From Solibacillus sp. FSL W7-1436, one genomic window encodes:
- a CDS encoding DUF3967 domain-containing protein yields the protein MSDTSNINFISDISDKTIGGELIYDTVTVSKMLGVQESTLRKYCALMQKQQYEFNKNSVGHRVFYPKDVEVIKEIVTLKNSGSLTLSQAVKAILESDIDDITDAAPIANPDYSKLLEVFETFKNNQMQFNQKLLEQLEKQQNYIENSIDERDKKLMLALKESMETRRQLAAEEEKKKSWWKFWRET from the coding sequence ATGTCTGATACATCGAATATAAATTTTATATCGGATATATCTGATAAAACAATTGGTGGGGAACTTATTTATGACACTGTTACGGTAAGTAAAATGCTGGGTGTCCAGGAAAGTACGCTGAGGAAATATTGTGCATTAATGCAAAAGCAGCAATATGAATTTAATAAAAATTCAGTAGGGCATCGTGTCTTTTATCCAAAAGATGTAGAGGTAATAAAGGAAATTGTAACGCTTAAAAATTCAGGATCGTTAACTTTGAGTCAAGCGGTGAAAGCCATATTAGAATCTGACATAGACGATATAACAGATGCAGCACCTATAGCAAACCCTGATTACAGTAAGTTATTAGAAGTGTTTGAGACATTTAAAAATAATCAAATGCAGTTCAATCAAAAACTGTTGGAACAATTAGAAAAGCAGCAAAACTATATTGAAAATAGTATTGATGAAAGAGATAAGAAGTTGATGTTGGCTTTAAAAGAATCAATGGAAACAAGAAGACAATTAGCTGCAGAGGAAGAGAAGAAAAAATCCTGGTGGAAATTTTGGCGGGAAACCTAA